A DNA window from Micromonospora inyonensis contains the following coding sequences:
- a CDS encoding peptidoglycan recognition protein family protein: protein MIFDNPELDRRTLLRAGLGAAAVAVVGSELALPSAAQAEPGDDLDWILGCDEWGARPPRDPLAVSAIPTNKIIVHHMAFPNTTDYSQEQAVRLAKRCQDLHMDGNGWSDTGQHFTVSRGGYVLEGRRGSLDTLRVGERQMISAHCPGENGRSIGIENEGIYVTETPPQSLLDSLVKLCTTICQRYGLHAHDIFGHWDFRATLCPGAMFYREFPTLRRRVFLALGTDLADVPARRWPDIWRFVGGPVVRVAQYLLAFRGYPVGVSGTFDAATVAAVQDWQARNGIPVDVDATLTGPTWETLAPELDRDATGLAISAVQYILNVKGYADVTITGEYDWVTKKALQDLQRLHGLPGHGKVDTSTWCAVVGGVVRQSFRQD, encoded by the coding sequence ATGATCTTCGACAACCCCGAACTGGATCGCCGTACCCTGCTCCGGGCCGGCCTCGGCGCGGCGGCGGTCGCGGTGGTCGGGAGCGAGCTCGCGCTGCCGTCGGCCGCGCAGGCCGAGCCGGGCGACGACCTGGACTGGATCCTCGGCTGCGACGAGTGGGGAGCCCGGCCACCCCGGGACCCGCTGGCGGTCAGCGCCATCCCCACCAACAAGATCATCGTTCACCACATGGCGTTCCCGAACACCACGGACTACTCGCAGGAGCAGGCTGTCCGGCTGGCCAAGCGCTGCCAGGACCTGCACATGGACGGCAACGGTTGGTCCGACACCGGCCAGCACTTCACCGTCAGCCGGGGCGGGTACGTCCTGGAGGGACGGCGGGGCAGCCTGGACACCCTCCGGGTTGGCGAGCGACAGATGATCTCCGCGCACTGCCCCGGCGAGAACGGCCGCTCCATCGGCATCGAGAACGAGGGCATCTACGTCACCGAGACGCCCCCGCAGTCGCTGCTCGACTCGCTGGTCAAGCTCTGCACCACGATCTGCCAGCGGTACGGGCTGCACGCCCACGACATCTTCGGCCACTGGGACTTCCGCGCCACCCTCTGCCCCGGGGCGATGTTCTACCGGGAGTTCCCCACCCTGCGGCGACGGGTCTTCCTGGCACTCGGCACCGACCTGGCCGACGTACCGGCCCGACGGTGGCCGGACATCTGGCGCTTCGTCGGCGGGCCGGTGGTCCGGGTCGCCCAGTACCTGCTCGCGTTCCGGGGCTATCCGGTCGGCGTCAGCGGCACCTTCGACGCCGCCACGGTGGCCGCGGTGCAGGACTGGCAGGCGCGCAACGGCATCCCGGTCGACGTCGACGCCACCCTCACCGGCCCGACGTGGGAGACCCTCGCCCCGGAACTGGACCGGGACGCGACCGGCCTGGCGATCAGCGCGGTGCAGTACATCCTCAACGTCAAGGGGTACGCCGACGTCACGATCACCGGCGAGTACGACTGGGTGACCAAGAAGGCGCTCCAGGACCTCCAGCGCCTGCACGGCCTGCCCGGCCACGGCAAGGTCGACACCAGCACCTGGTGCGCGGTCGTCGGCGGCGTCGTCCGCCAGTCGTTCCGGCAGGACTGA
- a CDS encoding GNAT family N-acetyltransferase, whose protein sequence is MPGLGLGRRLLERLEADAAAQGMGTVRLGTHRSLGEAIALYRSGGYREVVSYSPSPYNQLCFEKRL, encoded by the coding sequence TTGCCGGGCCTCGGCCTGGGCCGGCGGCTCCTGGAACGCCTGGAAGCCGACGCCGCCGCGCAGGGCATGGGCACCGTCCGGCTGGGGACCCATCGCTCGCTGGGCGAGGCGATCGCGCTGTACCGCAGCGGCGGATACCGGGAGGTCGTCTCCTACAGCCCCTCGCCGTACAACCAGCTCTGCTTCGAGAAGCGCCTCTGA
- a CDS encoding YchJ family protein: MGGRGTTRKTTDTSACPCGAGREYGECCGPLHRAETSAATAEALMRSRFSAFVVGDVDHLLRSWHPQTRPAGLTLDPRLRWTRLEVLATERGGLFDTTGTVEFRAHYRDRGRPGTLHERSRFHREDGEWVYLDGLTDDE, translated from the coding sequence GTGGGCGGGCGCGGGACGACACGGAAGACCACGGACACCTCGGCGTGCCCGTGCGGCGCGGGGCGCGAGTACGGCGAGTGCTGCGGGCCGCTGCACCGCGCCGAGACCAGCGCGGCGACGGCCGAGGCGCTCATGCGGTCCCGGTTCTCCGCCTTCGTCGTCGGCGACGTCGACCACCTGCTGCGCAGCTGGCATCCGCAGACCCGGCCGGCGGGGCTGACCCTCGACCCCCGGCTGCGGTGGACCCGGCTCGAGGTGCTCGCCACGGAACGGGGCGGCCTCTTCGACACCACCGGCACGGTGGAGTTCCGGGCCCACTACCGGGACCGTGGGCGCCCCGGCACGCTGCACGAACGCAGCCGGTTCCACCGCGAGGACGGGGAGTGGGTCTACCTCGACGGGCTGACCGACGACGAGTGA
- a CDS encoding endonuclease domain-containing protein, whose protein sequence is MTYTVDGPWWVRLPAYRVSQLAGADPQLVDLALDPLPPDAPAVVRFTPVSGVSAAAQVATLLDAADRAAVALFPRWLPGADRVDGSGVLGTAAVRALAAGVAARSPGFGPFLADLAERAVGGGTTDRRSAAGTRFPAEVRAAGLVRVLADAYHRRSVVLLVRLPDGLTPADERALTAAAEWFVQQGRCTVWLAGAELRTVDRVRTVRITLPGALTRLAAGPTDPPPDPTGGYPPVGSAPADADPPSAPTLRVPPMSGLPRADSVAEQALERALARHRWAYGRWWNHTLTWHTLARPYRLDLFWPVEGLVVEVDGPEHRERLRYADDRHRDAQLQLLGYDVLRFTNDQVLSDVDAVVGTIRDLLAGRRPATVRDEETRHHADR, encoded by the coding sequence ATGACGTACACGGTGGACGGTCCATGGTGGGTCCGGCTGCCGGCGTACCGGGTCAGCCAGCTGGCCGGAGCGGACCCGCAGCTGGTCGACCTCGCCCTGGACCCGCTGCCCCCCGACGCCCCGGCGGTGGTGCGGTTCACCCCGGTGAGCGGGGTTTCCGCCGCCGCCCAGGTGGCGACGCTGCTCGACGCGGCCGACCGGGCCGCCGTCGCGCTGTTCCCCCGGTGGCTGCCCGGAGCCGACCGGGTCGACGGCTCCGGCGTGCTCGGCACCGCGGCGGTGCGCGCCCTGGCCGCCGGGGTGGCCGCCCGGTCCCCCGGCTTCGGCCCCTTCCTGGCCGACCTGGCCGAGCGCGCCGTCGGCGGCGGGACGACCGACCGACGCTCCGCCGCCGGCACCCGCTTCCCGGCGGAGGTGCGAGCCGCCGGACTCGTGCGGGTCCTCGCCGACGCCTACCACCGGCGGTCGGTCGTCCTGCTGGTCCGGTTGCCCGACGGGCTCACCCCCGCCGACGAGCGGGCCCTGACCGCCGCCGCCGAGTGGTTCGTCCAGCAGGGCCGGTGCACGGTCTGGCTGGCCGGGGCGGAACTGCGCACCGTGGACCGGGTCCGTACGGTGCGGATCACCCTGCCCGGGGCACTGACCCGGCTCGCCGCCGGGCCCACCGACCCGCCACCGGACCCGACCGGCGGGTACCCGCCGGTCGGGTCCGCCCCGGCCGACGCCGACCCGCCGTCGGCGCCGACGCTGCGGGTGCCGCCGATGTCCGGCCTGCCCCGCGCCGACAGCGTCGCCGAACAGGCACTGGAGCGCGCCCTCGCCCGGCATCGCTGGGCGTACGGACGCTGGTGGAACCACACCCTCACCTGGCACACCCTGGCCCGGCCGTACCGCCTCGACCTGTTCTGGCCGGTGGAGGGACTGGTGGTGGAGGTGGACGGTCCGGAGCACCGGGAGCGGCTGCGCTACGCCGACGACCGGCACCGGGACGCCCAGCTGCAACTACTCGGGTACGACGTGCTGCGGTTCACCAACGACCAGGTGCTCTCCGACGTGGACGCCGTGGTGGGCACCATCCGGGACCTGCTGGCCGGACGACGCCCGGCCACCGTGCGAGACGAGGAGACGAGGCACCATGCCGACCGCTGA
- a CDS encoding spore photoproduct lyase family protein, which produces MEPEDDAVDVEEPLAADVPAAPHDASGERVAIRDLTGLAPPARPARRWTPRRVVVTPAAVDHPHGRRIVDRIEGLGIEVERLRANRLVGVRGETERETYARAKSTLAIVVSPPSRRALQSIAPSADWRADLAEGCPAHCQYCYLAGSLSGPPVTRVYADLDDILAGLADYVGRGTVTSRSAARAGEGTTFEASCYTDPLALEHLTGSWRRAVEHFGAWDAPVQLRWTTKYADVDTFVGLPHARRTRVRFSVNAAPISDRLEGGTATVLERLDALRRLALDGYPVGLTIAPIMPTPNWREHYGVLLDRVRAAVAGVDGLDLSAELITHRFTPGSKEVLLGWYPRTRLEMDEQSRRRRFGRFGAVKYVYQPDVMTELRTWFERELTTRVPAARMLYWT; this is translated from the coding sequence GTGGAGCCGGAGGACGACGCCGTGGACGTCGAGGAGCCGCTCGCCGCGGACGTACCCGCAGCGCCGCACGACGCCAGCGGCGAGCGGGTGGCGATCCGTGACCTCACCGGGCTGGCCCCACCCGCCCGGCCGGCCCGGCGCTGGACGCCCCGCCGGGTGGTCGTCACCCCCGCGGCGGTCGACCATCCGCACGGGCGCCGGATCGTCGACCGGATCGAGGGACTCGGCATCGAGGTCGAACGGCTACGCGCCAACCGACTGGTCGGCGTGCGTGGCGAAACCGAGCGGGAGACGTACGCGCGGGCGAAGTCGACCCTGGCCATCGTGGTCAGCCCGCCGTCGCGGCGGGCGTTGCAGTCGATCGCGCCGAGTGCGGACTGGCGGGCGGACCTGGCCGAGGGCTGCCCGGCGCACTGCCAGTACTGCTATCTCGCCGGCTCCCTCTCTGGTCCCCCGGTCACCCGGGTCTACGCCGATCTCGACGACATCCTCGCCGGACTGGCCGACTACGTGGGCCGGGGAACGGTGACCAGTCGCAGCGCCGCCCGGGCCGGCGAGGGCACGACGTTCGAGGCGTCCTGCTACACCGATCCACTCGCGCTGGAGCACCTCACCGGCAGCTGGCGCCGGGCGGTGGAGCACTTCGGGGCCTGGGACGCGCCGGTGCAGTTGCGCTGGACCACGAAATACGCCGACGTCGACACGTTCGTGGGACTGCCACACGCGCGCCGCACGCGGGTACGGTTCAGCGTCAACGCCGCGCCGATCAGCGACCGTTTGGAAGGTGGCACCGCGACCGTGCTGGAGCGGCTCGACGCGCTGCGCAGGCTGGCGCTCGACGGCTACCCGGTCGGGCTGACCATCGCCCCGATCATGCCCACGCCGAACTGGCGGGAGCACTACGGCGTGCTGCTCGACCGGGTACGGGCGGCCGTGGCGGGGGTGGACGGGTTGGACCTCAGCGCTGAGCTGATCACGCACCGGTTCACACCCGGCAGCAAGGAGGTGCTGCTCGGCTGGTATCCCCGGACCCGTCTGGAGATGGACGAGCAGTCCCGCCGCCGCAGGTTCGGCCGGTTCGGCGCGGTGAAGTACGTGTACCAACCCGACGTGATGACCGAGCTGCGCACCTGGTTCGAGCGGGAACTGACCACCAGGGTGCCCGCCGCCCGGATGCTCTACTGGACCTGA
- a CDS encoding SPFH domain-containing protein, with protein sequence MEAVVVGLTVAVLVTVQLVASVRVVQQHQRGVVFRFGRVRARVRQPGLHLIVPVADRMVRVNVQTVVTQVLAQSAITRDNVPLTVDVVVRHRVVDPVKALVHVRDYPSALLQVTQTALRSVVGGAELDTVIGGRERVNAALSAAVDASTGHPWGVLVERVEVRDVILPESLARSLCRQAEAERERRARVTAADGEAQASRRIADASAAVTRTAGETIRLVPGRGDGRRPGGVPDPATG encoded by the coding sequence ATGGAAGCCGTCGTCGTCGGCCTGACCGTCGCCGTCCTGGTGACGGTCCAGCTGGTGGCGAGCGTCCGGGTGGTCCAGCAGCACCAGCGTGGCGTGGTCTTCCGGTTCGGTCGGGTGCGGGCCCGCGTCCGTCAGCCCGGTCTGCACCTGATCGTGCCGGTCGCCGACCGGATGGTGCGGGTGAACGTGCAGACCGTGGTGACGCAGGTTCTCGCGCAGAGCGCGATCACCCGGGACAACGTGCCGCTCACCGTCGACGTGGTCGTCCGGCACCGGGTGGTCGACCCGGTGAAGGCGCTGGTCCACGTGCGGGACTACCCGTCGGCCCTGCTCCAGGTGACGCAGACCGCCCTGCGGTCGGTGGTCGGCGGAGCGGAACTCGACACCGTCATCGGTGGCCGGGAGCGGGTCAACGCCGCGCTGAGCGCCGCCGTCGACGCGTCGACCGGGCACCCCTGGGGCGTGCTCGTCGAGCGGGTGGAGGTGCGGGACGTGATCCTGCCCGAGTCGTTGGCGCGGTCCCTGTGCCGCCAGGCCGAGGCGGAACGGGAGCGGCGGGCGCGGGTGACCGCCGCCGACGGCGAGGCCCAGGCGTCCCGCCGGATCGCCGACGCGTCCGCCGCCGTGACCCGGACGGCGGGGGAGACCATCCGGCTCGTCCCCGGTCGGGGCGACGGGCGTCGGCCGGGGGGTGTGCCCGACCCGGCGACCGGGTAG
- a CDS encoding ATP-binding protein — translation MIGATERAALEVLSFNPAATPDDVWRPSPYDVPELHERVVREILHGVGRARTADAGQPLGVAMQGRAGSGKTHLLGAVRDQIQRRGGYFFLVSMINGRTFWESVALALVEGMGRDAIGWGTQLTTLLRRLTAQLGIPAEVRDAVAGRRPVTRADLDTFVRALRGYDREVGRDAQDTARALVLHGSLDYEAQDVGYAHLISEPGDPAARAFWGLGGAVRSPQQIVQDISRLTALTLEPTVIAVDQLDTLFAQTSTSMLDRHEGLEDAHARTVGPVADGLLTLRDVTRRTLTVLSCLPDTWDLLTRSAPTPVTDRFRLALLPDRIPSPEIGRALVEKRFTAAYRELRFTPPHPTWPIAPDAFADAPNLTPRALLRRVDRYVTACRDRDEVTELARLIDVPATGLTPQPAPVRPARAGLERLDERFAELVRTARVADALEPTSEDTRMPELLGAGLAAWIGEQATTGATYRHDPPPGRKPALHGRLVEVLDEATENEAHWCFRAIASRNAVAVLSRIRAACTRAGLDRAVPQRRLVLLRNGPWPSGRRTAEVLDAFHAAGGVTHPVGEADLRTLAALRTLAAEGDPAYPEWLLARRPASGTALFGAVLGDPGGGRTDGPDGVEPAGNGHRPPGPDAPAPAAPRTDTGRPSADSAGAGTDATRTVRLGHTADGARPFEMDLAALRRHSVVFAGSGSGKTVLIRRLVEECARQGVSAIVLDPNNDLARLGDPWPRPPAGWLPGDEERARDYLEQTEVVVWTPRVTAGRPLSFQPLPDFTPLRDSPDEFDQAIRSTIEALAPRAGVAGPTKLAQQGKAVLTEALQAYARSGLVGLPGFTEFLAALPDGVSRMARADKLAHEAAETLKAAMVTDPLFGGAGTPADPGTLLTPSAGRRARVSVISFVGLVSDPQRQSFVNQLQMALFAWIRRHPAGDRPLGGLFVMDEAQTLAPSTGHTPCTASSIALASQARKYGLGLVFATQAPKGLHNQIAGNATTQFFGLLNSPAQIEAARGLAHAKGGRLPDIGLLGSGEFYAAGEGFSFVKVRTPMCLTHHPPAPLTPEEVIDRSR, via the coding sequence ATGATCGGCGCGACGGAACGGGCCGCCCTGGAGGTGCTGAGCTTCAACCCGGCGGCCACCCCCGACGATGTCTGGCGCCCCTCCCCCTACGACGTGCCGGAGCTGCACGAACGGGTGGTCCGGGAGATCCTGCACGGTGTGGGGCGGGCACGGACCGCCGACGCCGGCCAGCCCCTCGGCGTGGCGATGCAGGGGCGCGCCGGCTCGGGCAAGACCCACCTGCTCGGCGCGGTACGTGACCAGATCCAGCGCCGGGGCGGCTACTTCTTCCTGGTCAGCATGATCAACGGAAGGACGTTCTGGGAGAGCGTCGCGCTCGCCCTGGTGGAGGGGATGGGGCGCGACGCCATCGGCTGGGGCACCCAGCTCACCACCCTCCTGCGCCGACTCACCGCCCAACTCGGCATCCCCGCCGAGGTGCGGGACGCGGTCGCCGGCCGCCGCCCGGTCACCCGCGCCGACCTGGACACCTTCGTCCGCGCCCTGCGCGGCTACGACCGGGAGGTGGGCCGGGACGCGCAGGACACCGCGCGGGCGCTGGTGCTGCACGGCTCGCTCGACTACGAGGCCCAGGACGTCGGGTACGCCCACCTGATCTCCGAGCCCGGTGACCCGGCCGCCCGGGCGTTCTGGGGACTCGGTGGGGCGGTCCGCTCGCCCCAGCAGATCGTCCAGGACATCTCCCGGCTGACCGCGTTGACCCTGGAGCCCACGGTCATCGCCGTCGACCAGCTCGACACGCTCTTCGCGCAGACCAGCACGTCGATGCTCGACCGGCACGAGGGGTTGGAGGACGCGCACGCCCGGACGGTCGGGCCGGTCGCCGACGGGCTGCTGACCCTGCGCGACGTCACCCGTCGCACCCTGACCGTGCTCTCCTGCCTGCCCGACACCTGGGATCTGCTGACCCGCAGCGCGCCCACTCCGGTCACCGACCGGTTCCGTCTCGCCCTCCTGCCCGACCGGATCCCCAGCCCCGAGATCGGCCGGGCACTGGTCGAGAAGCGGTTCACCGCCGCGTACCGGGAACTGCGCTTCACCCCGCCCCACCCCACCTGGCCGATCGCGCCCGACGCCTTCGCGGACGCGCCGAACCTCACGCCACGGGCCCTGCTGCGCCGGGTCGACCGGTACGTCACCGCCTGCCGGGACCGCGACGAGGTCACCGAGCTGGCCCGGCTGATCGACGTGCCGGCGACCGGCCTCACGCCGCAGCCGGCCCCCGTCCGGCCCGCCCGCGCCGGGCTGGAACGGCTCGACGAGCGCTTCGCCGAGCTGGTGCGGACGGCCCGCGTCGCCGACGCGCTGGAACCGACCAGCGAGGACACCCGGATGCCGGAGCTGCTCGGGGCCGGTCTCGCCGCCTGGATCGGCGAGCAGGCGACCACCGGCGCGACGTACCGGCACGACCCGCCGCCGGGACGGAAGCCGGCGCTGCACGGCCGACTGGTCGAGGTGCTCGACGAGGCCACCGAGAACGAGGCGCACTGGTGTTTCCGCGCGATCGCCAGCCGCAACGCGGTCGCCGTGCTCAGCCGCATCCGGGCCGCCTGCACGCGGGCGGGACTGGACCGGGCGGTCCCGCAGCGGCGACTGGTGCTGCTGCGCAACGGCCCGTGGCCGAGCGGGCGGCGTACCGCCGAGGTGCTCGACGCGTTCCACGCCGCCGGCGGCGTCACGCACCCGGTCGGCGAGGCCGACCTGCGCACCCTGGCCGCGCTGCGGACGCTGGCCGCCGAGGGTGACCCGGCGTACCCGGAGTGGCTGCTCGCCCGCCGACCCGCCAGCGGCACCGCGCTGTTCGGGGCGGTGCTGGGCGACCCGGGCGGCGGCCGGACGGACGGGCCGGACGGGGTCGAGCCGGCGGGGAACGGACACCGCCCGCCCGGACCCGATGCTCCCGCGCCGGCCGCCCCACGGACGGACACCGGGCGGCCATCGGCAGACAGCGCGGGGGCGGGCACCGACGCCACCCGCACCGTACGGCTCGGACACACGGCGGATGGTGCCCGTCCGTTCGAGATGGATCTCGCCGCCCTCCGCCGGCACAGTGTGGTCTTCGCCGGCTCCGGATCCGGCAAGACGGTGCTGATCCGCCGCCTGGTCGAGGAGTGCGCCCGGCAGGGGGTCTCGGCGATCGTGCTGGACCCGAACAACGACCTCGCCCGGCTGGGCGACCCCTGGCCGCGCCCGCCGGCCGGCTGGCTCCCCGGCGACGAGGAGCGGGCCCGGGACTACCTGGAGCAGACCGAGGTGGTGGTCTGGACGCCCCGGGTCACCGCCGGACGGCCGCTGAGCTTCCAACCGCTGCCCGACTTCACCCCGCTGCGGGACTCCCCCGACGAGTTCGACCAGGCGATCCGGTCGACCATCGAGGCTCTCGCGCCCCGCGCCGGGGTGGCCGGCCCGACGAAGCTCGCCCAGCAGGGCAAGGCGGTGCTGACCGAGGCGTTGCAGGCGTACGCGCGCAGCGGCCTGGTGGGCCTGCCCGGCTTCACCGAGTTCCTCGCCGCCCTGCCCGACGGGGTCAGCCGGATGGCCCGCGCCGACAAGCTGGCCCACGAGGCGGCCGAGACGCTGAAGGCGGCGATGGTGACCGACCCGCTGTTCGGGGGCGCCGGCACCCCGGCCGACCCGGGCACGCTGCTCACCCCGTCGGCGGGTCGACGGGCCCGGGTGTCGGTGATCAGCTTCGTCGGGCTCGTCTCGGACCCGCAGCGGCAGAGCTTCGTCAACCAGCTCCAGATGGCGCTGTTCGCCTGGATCCGCCGGCACCCGGCCGGGGACCGGCCGCTGGGCGGGCTGTTCGTGATGGACGAGGCGCAGACCCTCGCCCCGTCGACCGGGCACACACCATGCACGGCCAGTTCGATCGCGCTCGCCTCGCAGGCCCGCAAGTACGGCCTGGGCCTGGTCTTCGCCACCCAGGCACCGAAGGGGCTGCACAACCAGATCGCCGGCAACGCGACCACCCAGTTCTTCGGGTTGTTGAACTCCCCCGCGCAGATCGAGGCGGCCCGGGGACTCGCCCACGCCAAGGGCGGCCGGCTGCCGGACATCGGACTGCTCGGCAGTGGTGAGTTCTACGCCGCCGGGGAGGGCTTCTCGTTCGTGAAGGTACGGACGCCGATGTGCCTGACCCACCATCCGCCCGCACCGCTCACCCCGGAGGAGGTGATCGACCGTTCGCGATGA
- a CDS encoding nuclear transport factor 2 family protein — protein sequence MTVDLRARTAREVLDDHLRLAAEGRFAEDIERNVAPDCVVLERRGVFRGRDGARTLARWLGEELPDARYTYTNVLVEGRVGFLEWTAEAAGFQVLDGADSFLVEDGWIVAQTVHYTVEPMPGLSVS from the coding sequence ATGACCGTGGATCTCCGGGCGCGCACCGCGCGTGAGGTACTCGACGACCACTTGCGCCTCGCCGCCGAGGGGCGGTTCGCCGAGGACATCGAGCGCAACGTCGCGCCGGACTGCGTGGTCCTGGAGCGGCGGGGTGTGTTCCGGGGGCGCGACGGTGCCCGCACCCTGGCCCGGTGGCTGGGGGAGGAACTGCCGGACGCCCGCTACACGTACACGAACGTGCTGGTGGAGGGGCGGGTCGGCTTCCTGGAGTGGACCGCCGAGGCCGCCGGCTTCCAGGTCCTCGACGGTGCCGACTCCTTCCTGGTCGAGGACGGCTGGATCGTCGCGCAGACCGTCCACTACACGGTGGAACCGATGCCCGGCCTCAGCGTCTCATAA
- a CDS encoding carbohydrate ABC transporter permease, producing MLAPYLVGLVGLVLLPAAVTLVLAFTEYDLLRAPRFVGWDNVTELVGDPVFRVSLLNSLVFALVAVPLRLLLALGLALLLHRRGPAVGSARTAAVLPTAVPEIAYGLLWLWLLNPLHGPVNQVLRLGGENGLTVLGRTPPQWLTDPTDARAAIVLMSLFTIGETFVVLLAARRALPAEVYEMAAIEDATGWDVFRRITLPLMTPVLALLLIRDAIGSLQFSFVPAFVVTDGGPPPYATTYLSLFVYRNAFEYLRYGYASAATLVMILLTVAAVVLQWRLIRRYRGFYGV from the coding sequence ATGCTGGCGCCGTACCTGGTCGGCCTGGTCGGTCTGGTGCTGCTGCCGGCCGCGGTCACCCTGGTTCTCGCGTTCACCGAGTACGACCTGCTGCGCGCGCCGCGCTTCGTCGGCTGGGACAACGTCACCGAGCTGGTCGGCGACCCGGTGTTCCGGGTGTCGCTGCTCAACTCCCTGGTGTTCGCCCTGGTGGCGGTGCCGCTGCGGCTGCTGCTGGCGCTGGGCCTGGCGCTGCTGCTGCACCGGCGCGGCCCGGCCGTCGGCTCGGCCCGCACCGCGGCGGTGCTGCCCACGGCGGTGCCGGAGATCGCGTACGGGCTGCTCTGGCTCTGGCTGCTCAACCCGCTCCACGGCCCGGTCAACCAGGTGCTCCGGCTCGGCGGGGAGAACGGGTTGACCGTGCTCGGCCGGACCCCGCCGCAGTGGCTGACCGACCCGACCGACGCGCGGGCGGCGATCGTCCTGATGAGCCTGTTCACCATCGGGGAGACCTTCGTGGTGCTGCTCGCCGCCCGTCGGGCGCTTCCCGCCGAGGTCTACGAGATGGCGGCCATCGAGGACGCCACCGGCTGGGACGTGTTCCGCCGGATCACGCTTCCGCTGATGACCCCGGTGCTGGCGCTGCTGCTGATCCGGGACGCGATCGGCAGCCTCCAGTTCTCCTTCGTCCCCGCGTTCGTGGTGACCGACGGTGGCCCGCCCCCGTACGCCACCACCTACCTGTCGCTCTTCGTCTACCGCAACGCCTTCGAGTACCTCCGGTACGGCTACGCGTCGGCGGCGACCCTGGTGATGATCCTGCTGACCGTGGCGGCGGTGGTGCTCCAGTGGCGGCTGATCCGCCGGTACCGGGGCTTCTACGGCGTGTGA
- a CDS encoding helix-turn-helix domain-containing protein, protein MPEDIGSTVPRRQLGRLLRQFRTEAGVTLDAAAEALEYSRQKIWRIESGMGSVRVLDVKAMCELYGVSSEMTETMRALAVETRSKGWWHTYGDVVPSWFELYVGLESAAAQLRCHEESLIPDLFQTREYAQEIHRLNRPQANEEERGRAVEFRMHRQSLLNRSTPAAPRVRQVLSEAVLRRVVGGSAQMTAQLQRLIDVGALPTVSIRVLPLAAGPPPGAAAGSFVILDFPAARGGRTAAEPSVVYSESLTGAFYLDKPDDLAAYEQTWQGIDRLALDEGDSVDLMKKIIGELRHD, encoded by the coding sequence ATGCCGGAAGACATCGGGTCGACCGTGCCGCGTCGACAGCTCGGTCGGCTGCTGCGCCAGTTCCGCACCGAGGCGGGCGTGACACTCGACGCCGCCGCCGAGGCACTCGAATACAGCCGGCAGAAGATCTGGCGTATCGAGTCCGGGATGGGATCGGTCCGGGTGCTCGACGTCAAGGCGATGTGCGAGCTGTACGGGGTGTCGTCGGAGATGACCGAGACGATGCGCGCGCTGGCCGTCGAGACCCGTTCCAAGGGCTGGTGGCACACGTACGGCGATGTGGTGCCGAGTTGGTTCGAGCTGTACGTCGGCCTGGAGTCCGCCGCCGCCCAGCTGCGCTGTCACGAGGAGTCGCTGATCCCCGACCTGTTCCAGACCCGCGAGTACGCGCAGGAGATCCACCGACTCAACCGGCCACAGGCGAACGAGGAGGAACGGGGACGCGCGGTCGAGTTCCGGATGCACCGGCAGTCACTGCTGAACCGTTCCACCCCCGCTGCGCCCCGGGTGCGACAGGTCCTCTCCGAGGCGGTGCTACGGCGCGTCGTCGGTGGGTCGGCGCAGATGACGGCGCAACTCCAGCGGCTCATCGACGTCGGGGCCCTGCCCACCGTGTCCATCCGCGTCCTGCCGCTGGCCGCCGGGCCACCACCGGGCGCGGCAGCCGGCTCCTTCGTGATCCTGGACTTCCCGGCGGCCCGGGGCGGCCGGACCGCGGCCGAACCGTCGGTGGTCTACAGCGAGTCGCTCACCGGTGCGTTCTACCTCGACAAGCCCGACGACCTGGCCGCCTACGAGCAGACCTGGCAGGGCATCGACCGGCTCGCGCTTGACGAGGGCGATTCCGTCGACCTGATGAAGAAGATCATCGGGGAGTTGCGGCACGACTGA